A region of the Littorina saxatilis isolate snail1 linkage group LG12, US_GU_Lsax_2.0, whole genome shotgun sequence genome:
AATGGGTATAACGTCCTTTCATCTAATGATCTACTGTGGGATTTTGCCCATGCAGTCGCCGTCACTGTCTCCTTGACCTACTTGGAGTCCTTGCTGGGTTGAATCGGCTGAGGAGCGAACCCATGACGACTCGCAACGCGAGGAACCAGAAGAGGAATCTAGGTTTATTCTGCGTGTTTTGGGCCTGCCGACCCTACTTGTAGTCCGATACAACCGGCACGTAGCTTCTTTTCGCAGGGCGAAACCGCCCCACTCGTGACAGTTCATCCGATGTCCGCCATGTTTCAAGTTACAAAAAAGTAGAAACGATCTAACGAATAACTTTCATTTCAAGCACagtcacaaaaaaaaaaaaaaaaagtacaaaagaAGGGGTGGAGAAAATGGCATTATCTAGACAGACTCAACTCGGATAAACTAAGAGGGACTTAATAACTACTGAAGATTGAGAGCACAGCGGACGTCCTGTAAATTCCCGATCCATTTTTTACCCTTCCCATTTCGGTATACTGTTCTCTGCTTGTGACGCTACGCAACAGGATAAGAGATATCCTGAGGGTATAAGTGATACTCCCACATACGTTGCACAAGCATAATTTGACGTTACCTTATATACGGtccaaccggtgtgcaatgggtgctctcagagagagagagagagagagagagagagagagagagagagagagagagagaaagctacAATAAATAACAACAGTATAGCCAAACAGTGCAAATATTCACCTGAAATGTAGTAAACTTTTCGATCTTGACATTTCCACCTCTGCGCTTCTTGAGATGGATTGCGGCGTTCTGCAGACCTTGTAAGACCGGGTTAAGCTCCGCCCCGTCCCTGGAGTTCTGGAAGCCTTTGATAATCTCCAGGAACCTCTTGAGCATGCGCAAAACCCACTTCCGGCATGTCGGGGGAGAGACTTGGGCGCCATGTTGATCTCCACGTGTCCTCTTGTCGGCGTGATTAGTCAGTTCTTTTTCCGCTCTTGAGAAGGACAGCCGCCATAGGGTGTGCTGAATGTGCGTATAGCCAGCTGAGGCGAGGGATCGAAAATAAACGGTAAATGTTGAACACGTGATATCGGCGGTATCTGACATTTGATTAAAACATACAAGCAAAtgttatcaacaacacaaactcacacgATCAACATAAATACTTCTAATAAAAGTATTGTTCAATATAAGAGCAGGTTGCTTTAGTACGCCGCCTTTTTGAACTATTGGCCAAATCATCGGGTCACACTTACCCAAGACTTTCTCGAGGAAACAaagaaaaccaacaaacaaacaatgaatagataaataaataaaagactAAATAAATCAATCTACAAAAATCATCAAAacagaaatgaataaataacaGATCAGAAAGTTTAAGTATGGAAAGAAGTTAGATTTGcgtattttattggaataaGAGTTAAATATTAGAAagaagtttatgttttgtataatatatataaagttgattatgttataaagaaaagaccaaggaagaaggataCTCCCCgcctaaattaaaaaaaaatatatgggtTGGAGCGTCATAAcgactgaggtaaaaaaaaaaaataaaaaaaaaaaaaatcagatctTCATCGAAGACTCCGGACCTTTCTGACACTCTTTTGGGATGACGTCAAAACCGGCTTTCTTGATACGCTCAACGTCTGTGTCTGATATTCTCTTCTTGAGGTTGCGGTCAGCTTCCGGGGGCAGTCCATCGCTTTTAATATGCAGGGCTGGCACAAGGTCGATTGATATCTCTCGGAGTTCGTGATCCTTGGGTATGGCTTTCAACAGTACGGCGTAGGATGGGGATCCTGGCTTACTTAATGGGTCCTCTGGAAAGAAAACAGATTCATAACGACATAAATATTGTCTGCGTGCAGAtactttttaaaattttttttagtaAATGTAGGTCTTTGGTTATCAATAACTCTTCCAgaaaaacatataaaaacagaagaaaaaaacatggaGTTTGGAATTTGGAAGGTTATAATCAAATTTCTCTGATACAGCTCTATGTAAATACATTGTGCAGGTACAGAAAAAGGAGGGGAAAACCCAACCAAACGTCGAATTTTAACAAATactaacaaaataaagtaatatattttcaaaaTATCAcatcgtgtgtgcgtgtatgagggaggggggggggtaggcagGGTTACACTCCATAAAAAATAATCTCACGCAAATTCCTTTGAACTAAACCGGCTGCTGTCGTACCAAACCACATAATTATAATGACGTTATTAGTATTGGTATCAAAATAGAATCTTACTTCTAGCGCGCCTTTCTTTACGGATACTTCCCTCGAAGAGCTCGAACACCTTCTCCCGAAACTTGGTAGAGCTGACAAAGCCATCGATGCAGAGTTCCTTAAGTTCCTGAAACTCTGCGTCCTGAGAAGAGGAAGACGACGAAGAACCCTTCAGCTTGACAAAACAGAAGCCGGGTGGTGCCCCTTCGTAGACCACGTGTATCCAGTCGGCGGGCAAATCAGGGTGGAACATGCAATCCACTTCGTCTGCCCGGGTTACCTAGCCCGTCCAGAGAAAGAAAATGCACTTTTACGATGACCTGTTAAATACTTTTTAAAAAAAGGATGAGAAGGGCAAATGACATGTCAGGTATAGTGTGACCCAAAACACTGCAACCCACAtcaatgctaataacttctacatctgttagCCGAAGTACTCCATATCTAGTGTACATTAAGGACAGTGTATGTGTGATTAGTCCACCGTGTAGCACGTATGTAGGTCAAATGgtccaaattcggggatcgactcaacagtacgaggtcTGAAACTGTGTAGTAGCCAAAGTAACCCGATTTAAGCCATCCAGGTTGTTACCTTTGGGGTTATTTGAAGGACCTAGTATACCATAACCAGCTATAGTCAATCAGTGACTAGAatacagcaattacaggcaggatcagggcatttccCATGGGGGAATATTAATGCGTTCATGCTTTTGGTGCATTTTGCGCGCCATTGTGCAAGTgtaactttacaacgaagggggTCATTTTTCCGGTCATTTGAGTGTAGCAAGTATCGacatagttgttgtgcatgaacttcagttTGTTTACGACCATACGATACCGTTTTAAGTCTGTAGGTAAAGTGGCCCGATTTTTACCTGCATTCCAAAgtgtgttccaaattacacctccAAAATAAATTGTCAATGGTACCAACGCTTTCCTCTCTGAATGCACTGAACCTTAACCTAGCTGTGACTGCTTTAGTCAGGCCACCGATGATCTGGGGTGTAAAGGCGATGTTTttgtatactcagacattcaaataATCACAAAGGTAAGTGTCTGGGgggtttaaatcaggtaagtATGGCCAtcgctcaatttcaaacctcgttCTGTTGAGTCAATCCCCGAATTCGGAAACTTGATTTCAAATGATATAAAAGTAAGCCCATTATTTTGATCGACAACATTATTTGGTCGTGCAGGAGCTGAAGTTAATGTTcaccaaatatgaagtgatTTGATCatcagatgtagaagttattagcattgttGAGGGTTGCATTGTTTTTTAATCGCCCTGTACAAAGAGATGACATCGACCCAAACAACTACACAATGGGAATCTGTGCGTGAAACCTTCGATGCTTTCTTTTGTCAGTGTGACCTTAACCGACCTCGAACAATTCTCATTTCTGTTTACATAGAAAAAGATTTGAAAAAGATTAACGGACAAAATAATATGTGTCAGGGTTATAGAAGGGCATTTCTCTAACCAAACAAGTACAAAAACACACCTGTACGTAAACTAAGCAATCAACTTCGTTAGCCCATGTAACCTAAAAGTCCCCCATCCACATAattatgctccccctcggaccgacacaAAATGCTGGCCTGACATCAAGCAAGAAAACATCTTGTTGTTAGGCCAGTTTTGTTGTCGGTCTGAGGGGGAGCATACCGTCTTCTGTTAAATCTTTATCAACCGAGGCCGAAGGCCAATGTTAAAAAGATGTGAcagaaggcgatatgctccccgaggatcAACAACAAATGCTTGTCTGGCAACAAGGTAACAATTAGATAAATTCTGGTTTAACGCTTATAGTTCTGGTTCAAACAAAATGAAATACCCACGTACATCAAAAACCTTCCAGAAATGATCTCATTTTCTAATACAAGTTTAAGatatttgataataatttgtattttgttattgttgttgttcttgacGGGCGGAGTGGtgtagtggtaagacgtcggccttctaACCGGAAGTTCGTGAGTTGcaatcgcggccgcctggtgggttaagggtggagatgtttccgatctcccaggtcaacttacgtgcagacctgctagtaccttatcccccttcgtgtgtacacgcaactacaagaccaagtgcgcacggaaaagatcctgtaatcaatgtcagagttcggtgggttatagaaagcGCGCCTAGCTACCACGCGTTGTTGAAATGAGCTCCAGGAATgtgaaagaatgtgtatgagtgcgccttgagtcgccttgtggtgagatatgtgcgctttgagtcgccttgtggtgagatatgtgcgccttgagtcgccttgtggtgagatatgtgcgccttAAGTCGCCTTGTGGTCagatatgtgcgccttgagtcgccttgtggtcagatatgtgcgccttgagtcgccttgtggtgagatatgtgcgcgttataaattctcgtatttgtttgtgttgttgtctttatatttagtcaagttttgactaaatgttttaacgtagaggggggaatcgagacgagggttgtggtgtatgtgtgtgtgtgtgtgtgtgtgtgtgtgtgtgtgtgtgtgtgtgtgtgtgtatgtgtgtgtgtgtgtgtgtgtctgtctgtctgtctgtctgtctgtctgtgtgtgtgtgtagagcgattcagactaaactactggaccgatctttatgaaatttgacatcagagttcctgggtatgaaatccccataagttttttcaataaatgtctttgatgacgtcatatccggcttttcgtgaaagttgaggcggcactgtcacgctctcatttttcaaccaaattggttgaaattttggtcaagtaatcttcgacaaaggccggggtttggtattgcatttcagcttggtggcttaaaaactaatgagtgagtttggtcattaaaaatctgaaaattgtaaaaaaaacaaatttttataaaacgatccaaatttacgtacatcttattctttatcattttctgattccaaaaatatataaatatgttatatttggattaaaaacaagctctgaaaattaaaaatataaaaattattatcaaaattaaattgtccaaatcaatttaaaaacaccttcatcttattccttgtcggtggAGCCAGAGTTGAAGTACTCCCACCGCCATCTCGACGAACCCCTCAGTTCTGAGACGATGCGCTCACGGAAAGGTCGGAACGCATCCGCAACACCTTTCTTTTCATCTTCCTTCAGTCTGACCTCAGCATTGAAGAAACTGCTAGCTTGGAAGTTTGGTTTAGGCAATGCTTCAAGGCCAAGCTTCCTCATGACACAATCTGCCTCTTCCTCCAGGGATCTGGTGTCGATGTCTTGTGACGCACCATCATGGTGACATTCTGGAACTCTTTCTTGAAAGCTTACAGCTCGATGATCCAAACCAGAAGCTCCCAAAGGAGTGCCAATGTCAGTTGCTTGACTCTCAGACTCCGATCTTGCAAGACTCTTCTTCTCCAGGCCTTTTTTGTCTCTAGCAGTGTCGGTGTGGGTTTCTTGACTCTTCtgttggccttctttgccttTTGCAGCTCCAAGGTCAGTTGCATGACTCTTAGACCCCGGTTTTGCAGGAATCTTCTTGTCTGGGCCTTCTTTGTCTTTTGCGGCGCCTGTGCCGGTTGCTTGACTCTGAGACCCTGGTTTTGCAGGAATCTTCTTGTCTGGACCTTCTTTGTCTTTTGCGGCGCCTGTGCCGGTTGCTTGACTCTGAGACCCAGGTTTTGCAGGAATCTTCTTCTCTGGGCCTTCTTTGTCTTTTGCGGCGCCTGTGCCGGTTGCTTGACACTTGGGCCCAGGTTTTGCTGGAATCTTCTTCTCTTGGCCTTCTTTGTCTTTTGCGGCGCCTGTGCCGGTTGCTTGACACTTGGGCCCAGGTTTTGCAAGAATCTTCTTCTCTGGGCCTTCTTTGCCTTTTGCGGCGCCTGTGTCGGCCGCAAGACTCTTGGAACCAGGTTTTGCAGGACTCTTCTTTCCCGGAGCTTCCTTGGCTTTTGCAGTCCCAGGATCTGTTGCGTGACTCTTGGAGTCACCTCTTTTATGACTCATCTCAAGGTTTTTCCCATTATCTTTTAGTGCAGTAAATCACTTGTGTCTCGGAAAGCCTGCTTGTTTAAACCATCTCCTGAATTTAGATAATTGAATGTTTTCCTTGTCGGACGTTTGTAGTGAAGGGATCTATTttcaaaaaaacccaaccatgTTGTGTATTGTAAGCGTTAAAGTTTCTGtttaaaagagaaaaaaacaagaagaaaaaagcaTACACCTCAACCCAAAACGTGAtaaggtgataatgtgatataattTTTATAACAGGCAATGCATTGCTTCTATTTTTAGGCTTGTTTTAGTAGGTGTGTGGGTACAGTGTTTGCGTGTGGCGATATGTTGTGAGTATGCGATGTAAATGTTgctacatgcatggttgattgattgattggttgattgattttgcagacacacagtcaagcgtgtaatttctcttttagagatgaataaagattattgtattgtattgtattgtattgtattgtattgtaaaacgACCGCGACCCCTCCCCCGACAAGGATTATGCCATGGGGTTGGAGGAAAGCGGtgctacccctaccccctaccccccccccccaccctaaaACTAAAACCCAACGCCAAACAAATCTTCAGACGTTAAGTATAACTAGATCTCTGATCTAAAGTACAACGTACCTTGGACTAACTAATCTGCCATCAGCAAAGAAATGGATATTATGTGAGAATTAAGACTATGACTGTATGTAAGCGTGCGTCTGCGATATACAATGGCAAAGAGTCTTGTTTACTGTCATTTGAGTATGCAAAAAATATCTAGACGATAATAGCTTTGAAAACTAGCATAATTTATTCTCCTGCTAACACAGAACATACCACCAAGCTGATGACTTTAATGTCCAAGTAGATGTTTATGTTGTTATAATTTTATTTGGGACACAAATGTGAAAACATGACACTTTGCCCTTGTTTCAGGTGTGTGTACGCGCCgcgcatgtgtgagtgtgtgtgtgtgtgtgtgtgtgtgtgtgtgtgtgtgtgtttgtgtgtgtttgtttgtttgtgcgtgtgtgtgtgtgtgtatgtgtgtgtgtgtgtgtgtgtgtgtcagggccggacccaggggggggttccaggggttccggaaccccaccccctggaaaaagcatgtaccttgctttgagtggggttttttttttaactagttttagcaccaaaacaatgctgctcttaaccctcaaaacaaggcacagaatgcaccagattgcacagattttaaccgttttacacaaaatttccgggggaccatgcccccggacccccctcttcactgatttgcccccccccccccaaaaggaggaaccccccccttacaactcatttggtccggccctgtgtgtgtgtgagtgtttctaTGCGCGCGCGTCTGTGAATAATAGTGAGCCCTAACACACTTTAGTCTAGCTGTCATGAACAAATTATGAACACCATCAAGGGCCTCTCAGTTtgcgtatgtgtttgttttcacCTCACTTACCTGGCTATTTGTAGAAAAAGCAGCCTGGTAGACACATGGATAAGCTTTCAGTGAAAAACCAACACCTTCAGTTCACACCAACTGTCAGGTGACGTTGTGTAAACTATGACTTTTTCATCATTGCTAAAACTAGCGGTGCGACAAAGGCTCGCAAAGCATTGTAATCAAAATCGCCCTTACACAAAGATAGGCTGGGCGCAGGGCGTATACTGGTTTTTTTGGCGTAGGTGTTCCTGCTTATCTCCCAATGGTGACGTTTTCTCACACACTACCTCTCAATTTCTCTCACATATCAGCGATGTATGAAGATCACTGAGGATTGGAGCAATTTGTGTAAAGAAGTGTATAGATCTCTACCCTGTCGCGTCCCATCTTCGCCTGTGACGATTTTGTCTCACGCAAACCCTTCTATGTTCTGACCAGGGTTTCCCAGTTACACTGGTTTCATGGAAGGCTCACTCCTCAGAAATATGCTTTCATTTCTTGATGTCCGTTCGCGGTTGTGCAACGGTTGTAGACAAATAATTTTAGTAGGGCATACGGCCTGCTcagaattttttatattttttttgttcatcaaTTTGATTTATGCACCTAGCTTTTCCGTACAGATTTCTAACAGTTAGGGGTACACACATAACCACACCTGGAAATACGTCCTCTGAACTTGTCCGACGGGTTTTTCACCGAAGCGTGCTCTGTCACTGTTTTCAAATTCCATTCTTTATTTTGCTATTCACTTTTTATTTCGTTTCTATTTCTTTGATGTTTACTGCAGAGGAAGCACTCCCTTTTTTTCTGGGGTAGCTTGGTTTGAATGGAGCGGAGGGTATGGCAGGggtggttgggggtgggggtggggtgtatatatatgtgtgtgtgtgtgtgtgtgtgtgcgtgtatgtgtgtgtgtgtgtgtgtatgtgtgtgtgtgtgtgtgcgtgcgggcgaGCGTGCGTGggtacgtgtgcgtgcgtgcttgcgtacgtgcgtacatatgtgtgtctgtgggagTGTCTGCGTAGATGTTTCCATTATTTCTGTGTGTCCTTGTATTTGTTTCGTGCCtgagtgcgtgtatgcgtgAAGTGGATATACTAATTGAACATATGCCAATACGTAAACCAGTCTATACGCCGGTCGTGGAATTTTCATTGGTGTCACTCTGTCTCCTATATGCTTATAAGGACGAACACGTCGGACCAGTGCAGAAGGCTTGCGATGTTTTTTGCTGAATATGTAAGCCAGTGTTACTCATTGATCAAatactttatttttctttttgaatttTGCcatgcacatcattgtggggcttttaatccatTAACATGTATCCCTCAGTACATACAACTTTCCATTCATACATGATCATATacagcaaaaatatgacatGATTTATAATCAATCATTTGGATAATAACATGTCCTaaaatatgttgttgttgtttttgttttttttttctcctcaaaATGTCCTAATATACATTTTTGTTTCCAATATCATATTCAAATCATATCTCTCACCATATTTATATTTACTTATACTCATTTTGGCAATCAAAATTATATgattaattattttgttttgtacagTTCTTTTGCTGCTCAGAAAAATTATGCATATTTGCAAAATTAACATTGAAGGTAGAtatcgatgtgtgtgtgtgtgtgtgtgtgtgtgtgtgtgtgtgtgtgtgtgtgtgtgtgtgtgtgtgtgagtgtgtgtgtgtgtgagtgtgcgtgtgtgtgtgtgtgtgtgtgtgtgagtgtgtgtgtgtgtgtgagtgtgtgtgtgagtgtgtgtgtgtgtgtgtgtgagtgtgtgtgtgtgtgtgtgtgtgtgtgtgtgtgtgtgtgagtgtgtgtgtgtgtgtgtgtgtgagtgtgtgtgtgtgtgtgtgtgtgagtgtgtgtgtgtgtgtgtgtgtgtgtgtgtgagtgtgtgtgtgtgtgtgtgtgtatgtatgagtgtgtgtgtgtgtgtgtgtgtgtgtgtgtgtgtgagtgtgtgtgtgtgtgtgtgtgtgtgtgagtgtgtgtgtgtgtgtgtgtgtgtgtgtgtgtgtgtgtgtgtgcgtgtgtaaatgcaCTGATAAGATTGTTACTCATTTTCTATCACTTAGaatgtacagcgctttgagcattGTCTCCGGGGATTTCTGCCCTTTATAAGATATCAGATTTTATCATTACCATTTACCATGCAATGCCATTCTGTTTGGTGTGCTTTTCCCCCTCCAGAAATCAGAGGTAGAACGGATCATTTTGCTCTCATTTTTTTCTCTACAGAAAACGTGCTCATAAGAAATCTTTGGCAGCACTCGATTTTTTTTACTTCAGTGATCACAGTGATCACAAACTGGTACGTAGGGTGTTCTGGAAGTCCTTAAACTCCAAGCTCCTGACAATGCCTCATGATATTTACAATAACGTATGCATACTGCAATCTTTCATCGGCGAAACGCAAACTACACCATAAGTGTAAACATCTCGGCGGCTTTGCTGGCTCAGTCATGCATATCAGAAGCTACAAAGCTCAATTTCACGCCAAAAGGCATCTCTATAGGCCTACTGGTGTAATGCCTTTTGCTATTGAGACTACTGGATCTAAGTAAGTGATTTGGGCTTCAGAGAAAGTTTGCGTGTTCAGTGATTGATTGGTTAAAGGGTTGACTGCACGATGTATCTATTCATTTAATCATTtaccccttacacacacacacacacacacacacacacacacacacacatacacacacacacacacacacacatacacacacacacacatacaaccagTCTAAGAAGGTAATCACAAGCAAACGCAAACGCAAGACATATGTATACCAAGCATATAATCTTGCTGTTTTGTCAGGAATGATGTGCACAGATACAGTTTTCAAAATCACACAAAACATACTTGTTTCTGCACAGCATTAATCAAACTTAAAATCCGAATTAAACAATTGAAAATAGTCAATTCTCCAAATGCTAAAGTTAACTGAATCATTATCGTAGCAagacattcttcttcttctctttcgcTAAACTATCGACATTTAATAAATAGAATAAATGTGTAAATTTACATTTTACAATTTTGCATACAGACAGGCTGtcatttatatataaaaaaacatcagaaattgtgaaataaacaattgaaagtcagcagagactttcttccgagatttgttaaaatctcttagcagagaaagagagaagtgAAACTCTTTCACTAAAATATgaaaactatatatatatatatacatttttttttttttttgggggggggggagggttgtgtgtgtggtagacAATCCTCTAAAGTACGAGTAATAAATATGCTGAACATGTCAAAGTGTATTGTGATGATGTAAAGAACACTTCACGGTAACGTTCAATAGTGTTTCATGGTGAtgttcccgtcgcgatataaccttcgtggttgaaaacgacgttaaacaccaaagaaagaaagatatggTGATGTTCAGAAGTTTCATTGTGATGATCAGAAGACTTTCTGAATTATAGTGTTCACAAAGTTGTCACTGTGTTGTTCAGAAGAGTTTCATTGGGAAACTCAGTGGTGTTTCGGAGTTATGTTCAGAAGAGTTTCATGGGGAAACTCAGTGGTGTTTCGGAGTTATGTTCAGAAGAGTTTCATGGGGAAACTCAGTGGTGTTTCGGAGTTATGTTCAGAAGAGTGTCATGGGGAAACTCAGTGGTGTTTCGGAGTTATGTTCAGAAGAGTTTCATGGGGAAACTCAGTGGTGTTTCGGAGTTA
Encoded here:
- the LOC138982041 gene encoding nucleolar protein dao-5-like → MSHKRGDSKSHATDPGTAKAKEAPGKKSPAKPGSKSLAADTGAAKGKEGPEKKILAKPGPKCQATGTGAAKDKEGQEKKIPAKPGPKCQATGTGAAKDKEGPEKKIPAKPGSQSQATGTGAAKDKEGPDKKIPAKPGSQSQATGTGAAKDKEGPDKKIPAKPGSKSHATDLGAAKGKEGQQKSQETHTDTARDKKGLEKKSLARSESESQATDIGTPLGASGLDHRAVSFQERVPECHHDGASQDIDTRSLEEEADCVMRKLGLEALPKPNFQASSFFNAEVRLKEDEKKGVADAFRPFRERIVSELRGSSRWRWEYFNSGSTDKE
- the LOC138982032 gene encoding cyclic GMP-AMP synthase-like receptor 1, which gives rise to MFHPDLPADWIHVVYEGAPPGFCFVKLKGSSSSSSSQDAEFQELKELCIDGFVSSTKFREKVFELFEGSIRKERRARKDPLSKPGSPSYAVLLKAIPKDHELREISIDLVPALHIKSDGLPPEADRNLKKRISDTDVERIKKAGFDVIPKECQKAGYTHIQHTLWRLSFSRAEKELTNHADKRTRGDQHGAQVSPPTCRKWVLRMLKRFLEIIKGFQNSRDGAELNPVLQGLQNAAIHLKKRRGGNVKIEKFTTFQVNICTVWLYCCYLL